Proteins from a single region of Carassius carassius chromosome 37, fCarCar2.1, whole genome shotgun sequence:
- the ccn5 gene encoding WNT1-inducible-signaling pathway protein 2 yields MMDKLQRDRKNLMAWALLFYLGSQVCCQRCGGPCQCQSSLPACPEGVPLILDGCQCCQVCARQQGEACSELYPCDSQRSLQCDYSASFPGEPGECVCQKELGCEHNGVSYQDGQVFQPSCALQCRCSGGGVTCVSRCTEDVLLPTPDCPHPRRVQQPGKCCKEWLCENIDNTVLQDAHTASGSDQTMPADSAYQTRPGSNCIDQSSEWSACSHTCGPGISTRISNQNPACSLEMQMRLCRIRPCQPVLQRNPQRSSRKCQPSYRSANPVRLFHQGCYSTQFYRPRYCGSCKDNRCCTPYRTGTALVTFRCPGGRLHKHAVMTINSCICHYNCPYSSGRAYRETPFWG; encoded by the exons ATGATGGACAAGttacagagagacagaaaaaacCTAATGGCATGGGCACTGCTGTTTTACCTGGGCTCACAG GTATGCTGTCAGCGGTGTGGTGGCCCTTGTCAGTGCCAAAGCTCTTTACCAGCCTGCCCAGAAGGTGTTCCTCTCATTCTTGATGGGTGCCAGTGTTGTCAGGTGTGTGCAAGACAGCAGGGTGAGGCCTGCAGTGAGCTGTATCCATGTGACAGTCAGCGCAGTCTGCAATGTGACTACAGTGCCAGCTTCCCTGGAGAGCCAGGAGAGTGTGTCT GTCAGAAGGAGCTGGGCTGTGAGCATAATGGAGTCTCCTATCAGGACGGCCAGGTATTTCAGCCCTCGTGTGCTCTTCAGTGTCGCTGTTCGGGTGGAGGGGTGACCTGTGTGTCCCGGTGCACTGAGGATGTTCTCCTGCCCACCCCAGACTGCCCTCATCCTCGAAGGGTTCAACAACCAGGAAAATGCTGTAAAGAGTGGCTGTGCGAAAATATAGACAACACAGTGCTTCAGGACGCTCACACAG CTTCAGGAAGTGATCAGACAATGCCTGCAGACTCTGCATACCAAACCAGACCCGGTTCAAACTGCATAGACCAGAGCTCAGAGTGGAGCGCCTGCTCACACACCTGCGGGCCTGGAATATCCACACGGATTTCCAATCAAAACCCGGCCTGTAGCCTGGAGATGCAGATGCGCTTGTGTAGGATCCGACCCTGTCAGCCTGTTCTCCAGAGAAACCCACAG AGGTCAAGTAGAAAATGTCAACCCAGCTACAGGTCAGCAAACCCAGTGCGGCTTTTCCACCAGGGCTGCTATAGTACGCAGTTCTACAGGCCCCGTTATTGCGGCTCATGTAAAGACAACCGTTGTTGCACTCCTTACCGCACTGGCACAGCACTGGTCACTTTCCGCTGCCCTGGAGGAAGACTGCACAAACATGCTGTCATGACCATCAACTCCTGCATCTGCCATTACAACTGCCCCTATTCATCTGGAAGGGCATATAGAGAAACACCCTTCTGGGGTTAG